One Weissella ceti DNA window includes the following coding sequences:
- a CDS encoding class Ib ribonucleoside-diphosphate reductase assembly flavoprotein NrdI — protein MEIRLLYISQSGNTRAFVNRLVSHANALGRVTFTPVEISDATPDDFETTPYFAFVPTYLDGGNGIDSGVTETLTNALGEYLDYGNNSRQILGIIGSGNKNFNIQYTLTANRYAKKYGVPMLADFELRGMPQDVTRIYDILIQRLVDKDLL, from the coding sequence ATGGAAATACGTCTACTTTATATCTCACAATCAGGAAATACACGTGCGTTTGTTAATCGCCTAGTTTCACACGCCAATGCTCTAGGCCGCGTTACTTTTACACCCGTAGAAATCTCTGATGCAACACCTGACGATTTTGAAACAACTCCTTATTTCGCATTTGTTCCCACTTATTTAGACGGTGGTAACGGAATCGATAGCGGTGTTACCGAAACACTAACAAACGCATTAGGCGAATATTTAGATTACGGTAATAACAGTCGTCAAATTTTAGGCATTATTGGATCTGGTAACAAGAATTTTAATATCCAATACACCCTTACTGCCAATCGCTACGCTAAGAAATACGGTGTTCCTATGTTGGCTGACTTTGAGTTACGTGGTATGCCACAAGATGTCACACGTATTTATGACATTCTAATTCAACGCTTAGTGGACAAAGATCTACTATAA
- the nrdH gene encoding glutaredoxin-like protein NrdH has product MNPVTIYTKNQCVQCMMTKKTLAQYGVDFVEKNVEEDAEALEFLRAQGFQSVPVLFAEGMEPVQGFRPDVLTTLAKAI; this is encoded by the coding sequence ATGAATCCAGTAACAATTTATACAAAAAACCAATGTGTGCAATGTATGATGACAAAGAAGACTTTGGCACAATATGGAGTAGATTTTGTTGAAAAGAACGTAGAAGAAGATGCAGAAGCATTAGAATTCTTGCGTGCACAAGGTTTCCAATCAGTACCCGTTTTGTTTGCTGAAGGTATGGAACCTGTTCAAGGATTCCGTCCTGACGTTTTGACAACTTTGGCAAAGGCTATCTAG